In Elusimicrobiaceae bacterium, the genomic stretch GTCCCTTCACACATTACGGCAAAGGAATTAATTGCTACTACCATGGACAAGTTAGGAGTATAAATTGCTTTCATATAAGAAAGTATAGCACACATTTGTATTTCGTGTCAATAAAATTTTATACTATGGATATTATGACGGATCTAAACGACTTACTCAAACACACTTCCCGCAGTTTATATCTCAGTGCACGGTTATTGCCGCGCTCGGTGCGGGATGCGTTTTGTGTAGCTTATTTGTTGTGCCGTTACGCCGACAGTATCGCAGACACTTCTTTAATTGAACCGGCTAAACGCCTTACTTGGATACAACAATTTCCTACGCTTATTTTGCAACCGCAACCTCAAAAAGTACAAACGCTCATTGACGATATTTCTTCTTCAGCATCTACGATGTATGAAGAAAAATTACTGCGTCATTTTATAGACTGTGTTGCCGAATTTAAGAAATTAGACAACTGGAAAAAAGAACTTATCTTGACCGTAGTACAGGCCGTATGTGCGGGCATGAAAATTGACTTGCAAACATTTCCCGCCGAAAACTCAGGCGGCGTAGCCGCTTTCCAAACACAACAAGAATTGGAACACTACTGTCATTTAATGGGAGGCGCACCCGGAATATTTTGGAGTGAATTGTTGGCGCATACGGTTAAGCTAAAATCCGATACTGCTTCTTTCCTAAAACTGGGCGAACAAATCGGAGATGCTTTACAGATTGTAAACATTTTGCGAGATTTACCGCGCGATCTACGTATCGGACGTTGCTATTTTCCGCAAGCGGATTTACAAACCGCCTCGCTAAGCGCGCAAGATTTATTCGCCGCATCCAGTAGTTCCCGTTTTGAACCTATTAAACAAAAATGGATTGCCTGGGGGCGAGAAAAACTCTCCGCCGCTCACGAGTATTTGGCATCTATTCCCAAAACGCAACCCCGTCATCGGGCGGCCGTTGCATGGCCGGTATTGTGGGCGGCCGACACACTTAATAAATTAGAACAAGAAAAAAATTTATTAGACACAACCGTCCGCGTTAAAATCCCCCGTTCGCGTATATACGGCACCATGCTCGCCACCCCCCCTGTACTTTTTAGTAATTTTTTATTTTCAAGTTGGCTCCGGACTAAGATTCCCAACGAGAAATAAAATTTCAAAAATACCCCTTGAAATTTTTCAAAATCCGATTATATTAGTAGTACGAAGTACCGCTGGAAAGCATGATGCTGTTGGCTGCAGTTGCTGGTGACACGGCGTGTTGCCCGATTGTGCGAAGGCCCGAGTACATAGCCCCGGCGGGAAAGAGGAACAGGGTCATGAAAATGACATATATGAGCTAAACCCCCGAAACATAATTGCGGGGGTTTTTTATGGCTTGCAAATGCAGTTTATTTTCTTTCAAAAAAGCGCACTACCCTCAGGTGGTGCGCTTTTCGGTAAATCAGTACGCTTATTTCAATTCAGAAGTACAATGCGGACATTTTGTTGCTTCCAAAGCAATTTCGCTGCAGCAATAAGGACATTTCTTGGTCGTTACCGGAGCAGGAGCTTCTTCTTTGGGAGCATTGAGTTTGTTAATGGCTTTGATTAACAAAAACACACAGAATGCCACAATCACAAAACTGATGACTGCGTTTAAGAAAAGACCTAAATTTAAGGTAGTGGCACCGGCGGCTTGCGCTTCTGCCATGGTGGCATAATGAGCGGCCCCGTTGGCGCCATCTTTGATTACCACGAACCAGTTGGAAAAATCTACTTTTCCCAGCAGTAACCCTAATGGCGGCATTAAAATGTCTGCTACCATTGAGTTCACAATTTTTGTGAACGCACCGCCGATAATGATACCGACAGCCATATCAATTACGTTTCCGCGCATGATGAATTTCTTAAACTCACCAATCATACTTTTCATGCTTTTTTCTCCTTTTGTATAAGTCCGGCCGCTTGAAGTAACGGCGCATACAAATCTTGTTCCGGCGGATATTTCAGTTCCGACGGGTTTGTGTGGTCTGTAAAGTCCACCTTGGCCCCCGTAATAACTGCTAGCGGCGTTTGCTCGTCCCGTTCCCCCATGGTCACGGCTGCGGCTGCAGCCAGTCCGTCTGCCAAATTGACGAGTGTGGTCTGAAGCGGTTTTCCAAAAATATCTTTTTTGCCGCGCTCATCGCGCACACCCTTAAATCCGCTATAAGCCACCGCCGCCCCGATAACACCTGAACGCAAGGGCAAAATCATACTATCGGTAACAAGCACTCCCAGTTGTTTCACCCCATAGTGTTTACAAAGAGCTTGGCGCAACTGGGCCGCACAACCGTATAGATCCGGCGGCAACCAAAGCAAATATCCG encodes the following:
- a CDS encoding coenzyme F420-0:L-glutamate ligase; this encodes MHITPYRTAIFQLNEDLPNFIGRHISQVAEKDIVVVSSKLFCLWKGCAVKYENASQKIDLIRRESESVLPTKLAWLTIKNGMIMTNGGVDESNANGYLLWLPPDLYGCAAQLRQALCKHYGVKQLGVLVTDSMILPLRSGVIGAAVAYSGFKGVRDERGKKDIFGKPLQTTLVNLADGLAAAAAVTMGERDEQTPLAVITGAKVDFTDHTNPSELKYPPEQDLYAPLLQAAGLIQKEKKA
- the mscL gene encoding large conductance mechanosensitive channel protein MscL, with translation MKSMIGEFKKFIMRGNVIDMAVGIIIGGAFTKIVNSMVADILMPPLGLLLGKVDFSNWFVVIKDGANGAAHYATMAEAQAAGATTLNLGLFLNAVISFVIVAFCVFLLIKAINKLNAPKEEAPAPVTTKKCPYCCSEIALEATKCPHCTSELK
- a CDS encoding squalene/phytoene synthase family protein, yielding MDIMTDLNDLLKHTSRSLYLSARLLPRSVRDAFCVAYLLCRYADSIADTSLIEPAKRLTWIQQFPTLILQPQPQKVQTLIDDISSSASTMYEEKLLRHFIDCVAEFKKLDNWKKELILTVVQAVCAGMKIDLQTFPAENSGGVAAFQTQQELEHYCHLMGGAPGIFWSELLAHTVKLKSDTASFLKLGEQIGDALQIVNILRDLPRDLRIGRCYFPQADLQTASLSAQDLFAASSSSRFEPIKQKWIAWGREKLSAAHEYLASIPKTQPRHRAAVAWPVLWAADTLNKLEQEKNLLDTTVRVKIPRSRIYGTMLATPPVLFSNFLFSSWLRTKIPNEK